The following are encoded in a window of Sphaerisporangium siamense genomic DNA:
- a CDS encoding HAMP domain-containing protein produces the protein MVENVSTAKRGRPSRGGTGSPDVDLRQLLAGLTAVRDGDFGTRLPEDGDGLYKEIATVFNGMVDQLSLFTSEVTRVAREVGTEGQLGGQAEVPGVSGTWEDLTDSVNAMAGNLTDQVRSIAQVTTAVARGDLSQKITVSARGEILELKNTINTMVDQLSSFADEVTRVAREVGTDGRLGGQAQVTGVAGTWRDLTDSVNSMAGNLTDQVRNISQVATAVARGDLSQKITVSARGEILELKNTLNTMVDQLSSFADEVTRVAREVGTEGRLGGQADVKGVSGTWKALTESVNVMADNLTAQVRSIAEVTTAVAKGDLSQKIRVDARGEILELKETINTMVDQLSAFADEVTRVAREVGTEGNLGGQATVRGVSGTWKDLTDNVNVMGSNLTGQVRSIAQVATAVARGDLSQKITVEAKGEVAALAQTINTMVETLSAFADEVTRVAREVGTEGQLGGQARVPNVAGTWKDLTDNVNSMANNLTSQVRNIAQVTTAVAQGDLTKKIDVDARGEILELKTTINTMVDQLSSFAAEVTRVAREVGSEGRLGGQAEVEGVSGTWKRLTENVNELAGNLTRQVRAIAEVTSAVTSGDLTRSITVDASGEVAELKDNINSMVKSLRETTRANEEQDWLKTNLARISGIMQGHRDLAVVAELVMNELAPLVLAQHGTFLLAEDTPRGIELRVVGTYGHQEVSRRHSLGESLVGQAALAKRTILVEDVPAGYLTISSSLGQAGPVSLIVLPIVVEDQVLGAIELASLNNFTQVHRAFLEQLVETIGVNVNTIVANARTDALLAESQRLATELQVRQEELQRSNAELEEKAELLAQQNRDIETKNSEIEQARQELEERAQQLALASKYKSEFLANMSHELRTPLNSLLILAQLLAQNPARNLTAKQVEYANVIHSAGTDLLQLINDILDLSKIEAGKMDLTLEPFHLRQLLDYVEATFRPMTTEKGLRFDVRIAPDVPTQLLMDEQRLRQVLRNLLSNAVKFTEAGSVELRVERGTLEPHGGPPQEALVFHVTDTGIGIADENLSQIFDAFQQADGTTSRKYGGTGLGLSISREIAALFNGEIRAVSALGEGSTFSLYLPMSGFAQQPSADARPEAAAPAVPEILLRQPIDLPAPVPVDSAPDEEGRRLLVVEGRANGLLSLLAQSVVADLSVTHGPVRVTTASDPDSAMAALTSSGYHCIVLDLGMPHDAAAEFLRRLDDDPVLRTLPVLAHHTRKLTRNQEKLLQGRSRTQPLERLPSLDELRERITLHLSAKGPGDVLPLVQATLEEAPRDVEQVDSGLLGRKVLVIDDDVRNVFALTNILELHGMQVLYAENGRKGIEMLMRNDDVDLVLMDIMMPEMDGYAATAAIREMPRFASLPIIAVTAKAMHGDREKTLSSGASDYVTKPVDSEELIDRMQRWLQL, from the coding sequence ATGGTGGAGAACGTCAGCACGGCCAAACGCGGACGACCCTCCCGGGGCGGGACGGGAAGCCCGGACGTCGACCTTCGCCAATTGCTGGCCGGGCTCACGGCCGTCCGCGACGGCGACTTCGGCACGCGGCTCCCCGAGGACGGCGACGGCCTCTACAAGGAGATCGCCACCGTCTTCAACGGCATGGTCGACCAGCTCTCGTTGTTCACCTCCGAGGTGACGCGCGTGGCCCGCGAGGTCGGCACCGAGGGGCAGCTCGGCGGCCAGGCCGAGGTCCCCGGCGTGTCCGGCACCTGGGAGGACCTGACGGACTCGGTGAACGCCATGGCGGGCAACCTCACCGACCAGGTCCGCAGCATCGCCCAGGTCACCACGGCCGTGGCGCGCGGCGACCTCTCGCAGAAGATCACCGTTTCGGCGCGCGGCGAGATCCTGGAGCTGAAGAACACGATCAACACCATGGTCGACCAGCTCTCCTCCTTCGCCGACGAGGTCACCCGCGTGGCCCGCGAGGTCGGCACCGACGGACGGCTGGGCGGCCAGGCGCAGGTCACCGGCGTCGCCGGAACCTGGCGCGACCTGACCGACTCGGTGAACTCGATGGCGGGCAACCTCACCGACCAGGTCCGCAACATCTCGCAGGTCGCCACGGCCGTGGCACGCGGCGACCTCTCGCAGAAGATCACCGTCTCGGCGCGCGGCGAGATCCTGGAGCTGAAGAACACCCTCAACACCATGGTCGACCAGCTCTCCTCCTTCGCCGACGAGGTCACCCGCGTGGCCCGCGAGGTCGGCACCGAGGGGCGTCTCGGCGGCCAGGCGGACGTCAAGGGCGTGTCGGGCACGTGGAAGGCGCTCACCGAGTCGGTGAACGTCATGGCCGACAACCTGACCGCGCAGGTCCGCAGCATCGCCGAGGTCACCACGGCCGTCGCCAAGGGCGACCTGTCGCAGAAGATCCGCGTGGACGCCCGCGGCGAGATCCTGGAGCTGAAGGAGACCATCAACACGATGGTCGACCAGCTCTCGGCGTTCGCCGACGAGGTCACCCGCGTGGCCCGCGAGGTCGGCACCGAGGGCAACCTCGGCGGCCAGGCCACCGTCCGCGGCGTGTCGGGCACCTGGAAGGACCTCACCGACAACGTCAACGTCATGGGCTCCAACCTGACCGGCCAGGTCCGCTCGATCGCGCAGGTCGCGACCGCCGTGGCGCGCGGCGACCTGTCGCAGAAGATCACCGTCGAGGCCAAGGGCGAGGTCGCCGCGCTGGCGCAGACGATCAACACGATGGTGGAGACGCTGAGCGCGTTCGCCGACGAGGTCACCCGCGTGGCCCGTGAGGTCGGCACCGAGGGCCAGCTCGGCGGCCAGGCGCGGGTGCCGAACGTCGCTGGCACCTGGAAGGACCTCACCGACAACGTCAACTCCATGGCGAACAACCTGACCAGCCAGGTCCGCAACATCGCCCAGGTCACCACGGCGGTCGCCCAGGGCGACCTGACCAAGAAGATCGACGTGGACGCCCGCGGCGAGATCCTGGAGCTGAAGACCACGATCAACACGATGGTCGACCAGCTCTCCTCGTTCGCGGCGGAGGTCACCCGCGTGGCCCGCGAGGTGGGCAGCGAGGGCCGCCTGGGCGGCCAGGCCGAGGTCGAGGGCGTGTCGGGCACCTGGAAGCGCCTGACCGAGAACGTCAACGAGCTGGCCGGGAACCTGACCCGCCAGGTCCGCGCGATCGCCGAGGTGACCAGCGCGGTGACCTCCGGCGACCTGACCCGCTCGATCACCGTGGACGCCTCCGGCGAGGTGGCCGAGCTCAAGGACAACATCAACTCCATGGTGAAGTCCCTGCGTGAGACCACCCGCGCCAACGAGGAGCAGGACTGGCTGAAGACCAACCTGGCCCGCATCTCCGGCATCATGCAGGGCCACCGGGACCTCGCGGTCGTGGCCGAGCTGGTCATGAACGAGCTGGCGCCGCTGGTCCTGGCCCAGCACGGCACGTTCCTGCTGGCCGAGGACACCCCACGCGGCATCGAGCTGCGCGTGGTCGGCACCTACGGCCACCAGGAGGTCTCGCGCCGCCACTCCCTCGGCGAGTCGCTGGTGGGCCAGGCGGCGCTGGCCAAGCGCACGATCCTGGTCGAGGACGTCCCGGCCGGCTACCTCACGATCTCCTCCAGCCTCGGGCAGGCGGGCCCGGTCAGCCTGATCGTCCTGCCGATCGTCGTGGAGGACCAGGTCCTCGGCGCGATAGAGCTGGCCAGCCTCAACAACTTCACCCAGGTCCACCGCGCCTTCCTCGAACAGCTGGTGGAGACGATCGGCGTCAACGTCAACACGATCGTCGCCAACGCCCGCACCGACGCCCTGCTGGCCGAGTCGCAGCGCCTGGCGACCGAGCTTCAGGTCCGGCAGGAGGAACTGCAGCGCTCGAACGCCGAGCTGGAGGAGAAGGCGGAGCTGCTCGCCCAGCAGAACCGCGACATCGAGACCAAGAACAGTGAGATCGAGCAGGCCCGCCAGGAGCTGGAGGAACGCGCGCAGCAGCTCGCGCTGGCCTCCAAGTACAAGAGCGAGTTCCTGGCCAACATGAGCCACGAGCTGCGCACCCCGCTCAACTCGCTGCTCATCCTGGCCCAGCTCCTCGCCCAGAACCCGGCGCGCAACCTGACCGCCAAGCAGGTCGAGTACGCCAACGTGATCCACTCGGCGGGCACCGACCTGCTGCAGCTCATCAACGACATCCTCGACCTGTCCAAGATCGAGGCGGGCAAGATGGACCTCACGCTGGAGCCGTTCCACCTGCGCCAGCTCCTGGACTACGTCGAGGCCACCTTCCGCCCGATGACCACCGAGAAGGGGCTGCGGTTCGACGTGCGGATCGCCCCGGACGTCCCCACCCAGCTCCTCATGGACGAGCAGCGCCTGCGCCAGGTGCTGCGCAACCTGCTGTCCAACGCGGTGAAGTTCACCGAGGCCGGGTCGGTCGAGCTGCGCGTCGAGCGCGGCACGCTGGAGCCCCACGGCGGCCCGCCGCAGGAGGCGCTGGTCTTCCACGTCACCGACACCGGCATCGGCATCGCCGACGAGAACCTGTCGCAGATCTTCGACGCCTTCCAGCAGGCGGACGGCACCACCAGCCGCAAGTACGGCGGCACGGGCCTCGGCCTGTCGATCAGCCGCGAGATCGCCGCGCTGTTCAACGGCGAGATCCGCGCGGTGAGCGCGCTCGGCGAGGGCAGCACGTTCAGCCTGTACCTGCCGATGAGCGGCTTCGCCCAGCAGCCCTCCGCCGACGCCCGGCCGGAGGCCGCCGCGCCGGCGGTGCCCGAGATCCTGCTCCGCCAGCCGATCGACCTGCCGGCGCCGGTGCCGGTGGATTCCGCGCCGGACGAGGAGGGCCGCAGGCTGCTGGTCGTGGAGGGCCGGGCCAACGGCCTGCTGTCGCTGCTGGCGCAGAGCGTGGTCGCCGACCTGTCGGTGACGCACGGCCCGGTGCGGGTGACCACGGCGAGCGACCCCGACAGCGCCATGGCCGCGCTCACCTCGTCGGGCTACCACTGCATCGTGCTCGACCTCGGCATGCCGCACGACGCGGCGGCCGAGTTCCTGCGCAGGCTCGACGACGACCCGGTGCTGCGCACGCTGCCGGTGCTGGCCCACCACACGCGCAAGCTGACCCGCAACCAGGAGAAACTGCTGCAGGGCCGGTCCCGCACCCAGCCGCTGGAGCGCCTGCCCAGCCTGGACGAGCTGCGCGAGCGCATCACGCTCCACCTGTCGGCCAAGGGGCCCGGGGACGTCCTGCCGCTGGTGCAGGCCACCCTCGAAGAGGCGCCGCGCGACGTCGAGCAGGTCGACAGCGGCCTGCTCGGCCGCAAGGTGCTGGTGATCGACGACGACGTGCGCAACGTGTTCGCGCTGACCAACATCCTGGAGCTGCACGGCATGCAGGTGCTCTACGCCGAGAACGGGCGCAAGGGCATCGAGATGCTGATGCGCAACGACGACGTCGATCTCGTGCTGATGGACATCATGATGCCCGAGATGGACGGCTACGCGGCGACGGCCGCGATCCGCGAGATGCCGCGCTTCGCCAGCCTGCCGATCATCGCGGTCACGGCCAAGGCCATGCACGGCGACCGCGAGAAGACCCTCTCCTCCGGCGCCAGCGACTACGTCACCAAGCCCGTCGACTCCGAGGAACTGATCGACCGCATGCAGCGCTGGCTCCAGCTCTGA